One genomic window of Silene latifolia mitochondrion, complete genome includes the following:
- the rps14 gene encoding ribosomal protein S14, with product MSEKLNIRDHVDCSQLKVKDESLLSKAFFCKDPDLPSNMRDKHRFKLSKLPRMSSFARVRNRCIFTGRPRSVYEFFQISRLVFRGLASRGPFII from the coding sequence ATGTCGGAAAAGCTAAATATACGAGATCACGTAGATTGCTCGCAGCTAAAAGTAAAAGACGAAAGCTTGCTTTCTAAAGCCTTTTTTTGTAAAGATCCCGATCTTCCTAGTAATATGCGGGACAAACATCGTTTTAAGTTGTCCAAGTTGCCAAGAATGAGTTCCTTTGCACGAGTAAGAAACCGATGTATTTTCACGGGTCGCCCTCGTTCCGTATATGAGTTCTTTCAAATTTCTCGTCTCGTTTTTCGTGGATTAGCATCTCGAGGTCCTTTCATAATATAG
- the nad7 gene encoding NADH dehydrogenase subunit 7 produces the protein MTTRKKQIKNFTLNFGPQHPAAHGVLRLVLEMNGEVVERAEPHIGLLHRGTEKLIEYKTYLQALPYFDRLDYVSMMAQEHAYSLAVERLLNCEVPLRAQYIRVLFCEITRILNHLLALTTHAMDVGALTPFLWAFEEREKLLEFYERVSGARMHASFIRPGGVAQDLPLGLCRDIDSFTQQFASRIDELEEMLTGNRIWKQRLVDIGTVTAQQAKDWGFSGVMLRGPGVCWDLRRAAPYDVYHQLDFDVPVGTRGDCYDRYCIRIEEMRQSVRIIVQCLNKMPSGMIKADDRKLCPPSRYRMKLSMESLIHHFELYTEGFSVPASSTYTAVEAPKGEFGVFLVSNGSNRPYRCKIRAPGFAHLQGLDFMSKHHMLADVVTIIGTQDIVFGEVDR, from the exons ATGACTACCAGAAAGAAACAAATAAAAAATTTCACTTCGAATTTCGGACCTCAACATCCTGCTGCTCATGGTGTTTCACGATTAGTATTGGAAATGAACGGAGAAGTGGTGGAACGTGCGGAACCACATATTGGATTACTCCA TAGAGGGACTGAGAAATTAATAGAGTACAAAACTTATCTTCAAGCTTTACCTTATTTTGATCGTTTAGA CTATGTTTCTATGATGGCCCAAGAACACGCTCATTCTTCAGCCGTAGAGAGACTTTTGAATTGCGAGGTACCATTACGAGCTCAATATATACGAGTGCTATTCCGTGAAATAACTCGAATTTTAAATCATTCACTTGCTTTAACTACTCATGCTATGGATGTGGGAGCATTAACTCCGTTCCTGTGGGCTTTTGAGGAGCGAGAGAAATTGTTGGAATTCTATGAAAGAGTCTCGGGAGCCAGGATGCATGCCAGTTTCATACGACCAGGTGGAGTGGCACAAGATCTGCCTCTTGGCTTATGTCGAGATATTGATTCCTCCACACAACAATTTGCTTCTCGTATCGACGAATTAGAAGAGATGTCAACCGGCAACCGTATCTGGAAACAACGATTGGTGGATATTGGTACTGTCACTGCACAGCAAGCAAAGGATTGGGGATTCAGTGGTGTAATGTTAAGAGGTC CAGGGGTATGCTGGGATTTGCGAAGAGCAGCACCTTACGATGTTTATCACCAATTGGATTTTGACGTACCAGTAGGTACCAGAGGAGATCGCTATGATCGTTACTGTATCCGTATCGAAGAGATGCGACAAAGTGTTCGGATCATTGTGCAATGTCTTAATAAAATGCCTAGTGGCATGATCAAAGCCGATGATCGTAAGCTATGTCCTCCATCACGATATCGAATGAAACTATCCATGGAATC CTCAATTCACCATTTCGAACCTTATACAGAAGGTTTTTCCGTACCAGCTTCTTCTACCTATACCGCAGTTGAAGCACCTAAAGGAGAATTTGGTGTCTTTCTGGTCAGTAATGGAAGCAATCGTCCTTACCGTCGTAAAATAAGAGCACCTGGCTCTGCCCATTCACAAGGACTCGATTCTATGTCCAAACATCACATGCCAGCCGATGTGGTCACCATCATAGGTACTCAAGATATTGTGTCTGGAGAGGTGGATAGATAG
- the rpl5 gene encoding ribosomal protein L5 — MFPLHFHYEDVLRQDLLLKLNYANVMEVPGLCEIRVVPKAAPSDFIIKNGKLAMEISCGQKLIETRRGSIVKSFRSNPFLGSNKDNGYVNDLARQSTLRGHGMSHFLVRILTVMSLLDSLVEIRENSIQFSMETEFCEFSPELEDHFEIFEHIRGFNVTIVTSANTQDETLLLWSGFLQKDEGQ; from the coding sequence ATGTTTCCACTCCATTTTCATTACGAAGATGTTTCACGTCAAGATCCGTTGCTCAAACTGAATCACGCCAACGTTATGGAAGTTCCTGGATTGTGTGAAATAAGAGTAGTACCAAAGGCAGCACCTTCTGATTTCATAATAAAAAATGGAAAATTGGCTATGGAGATTCCGTGCGGTCAGAAATTAATAGAGACACGCAGGGGTTCGATAGTAAAGTCGTTTCGATCCAATCCATTCTTGGGGTCAAATAAAGACAACGGATATGTCAATGACCTAGCACGACAAAGCACTCTCCGAGGGCATGGAATGTCTCATTTTTTGGTAAGAATCTCGACAGTAATGTCTCTCTTAGATTCTCTGGTCGAAATACGGGAAAACTCCATTCAATTCTCGATGGAAACGGAGTTTTGCGAATTCTCCCCGGAACTAGAAGATCATTTTGAAATCTTCGAACATATTCGAGGGTTCAATGTTACTATTGTCACTTCAGCCAACACACAAGATGAGACTTTACTATCGTGGAGCGGCTTTTTGCAAAAAGATGAGGGTCAGTAA
- the cob gene encoding apocytochrome b, with the protein MSIRNQRFSVLKQPIFSTLNQHLIDYPTPSNISYWWGFGSLAGICLVIQIVTGVFLAMHYTPHVDLAFNSVEHIMRDVEGGWLLRYMHANGASMFFIVVYLHIFRGLYYASYSSPREFVWCLGVVIFLLMIVTAFIGYVLPWGQMSFWGATVITSLASAIPVVGDSIVTWLWGGFSVDNATLNRFFSLHYLLPFLLVGASLLHLAALHQYGSNNPLGVHSEMDKISFYPYFYVKDLVGWVAFAIFFSFWIFYAPNVLGHPDNYIPANPMSTPPHIVPEWYFLPIYAILRSIPDKSGGVAAIALVFICLLALPFFKSMYVRSSSFRPIYQGIFWLLLADCLLLGWIGCQPVEAPFVTIGQISSLVFFLFFAITPILGRVGRRIPNSYMDETDHT; encoded by the coding sequence ATGAGTATAAGGAACCAACGATTCTCTGTTCTTAAACAACCCATATTTTCCACACTTAATCAGCATTTGATAGATTATCCAACCCCGAGCAATATTAGTTATTGGTGGGGATTCGGTTCGTTAGCTGGGATTTGTTTAGTCATTCAGATAGTGACTGGCGTTTTTTTAGCTATGCATTATACACCTCATGTGGATCTAGCTTTCAACAGCGTAGAACACATTATGAGAGATGTTGAAGGGGGCTGGTTGCTCCGTTATATGCATGCTAATGGGGCAAGTATGTTTCTCATTGTGGTTCACCTTCATATTTTTCGTGGTCTATATCATGCGAGTTATAGCAGTCCTAGGGAATTTGTTCGGTGTCTCGGGGTTGTAATCTTCTTATTAATGATTGTGACAGCTTTTATAGGATACGTACTACCTTGGGGTCAGATGAGCTTTTGGGGAGCTACAGTAATTACAAGCTTAGCTAGCGCTATACCTGTAGTAGGAGATAGCATAGTGACTTGGCTTTGGGGTGGTTTCTCCGTGGACAATGCCACCTTAAATCGTTTTTTTAGTCTTCATCATTTACTCCCTTTTCTTTTAGTAGGCGCCAGTCTTCTTCATCTGGCCGCATTGCATCAATATGGATCAAATAATCCATTAGGTGTACATTCAGAGATGGATAAAATTTCTTTTTACCCTTATTTTTATGTAAAGGATCTAGTAGGTTGGGTAGCTTTTGCTATCTTTTTTTCCTTTTGGATTTTTTATGCTCCTAATGTTTTGGGGCATCCCGACAATTATATACCTGCTAATCCGATGCCCACCCCGCCTCATATTGTGCCGGAATGGTATTTCTTACCCATCTATGCCATTCTTCGTAGTATACCTGACAAATCGGGAGGTGTAGCCGCAATAGCACCCGTTTTTATATGTCTCTTGGCTTTACCTTTTTTTAAGAGTATGTATGTACGTAGTTCCAGTTTTCGCCCGATTTACCAAGGAATCTTTTGGTTGCTTTTGGCGGATTGCTTACTACTAGGTTGGATCGGATGTCAACCTGTGGAAGCACCATTTGTTACTATCGGACAAATTTCTTCTTTAGTTTTCTTCTTGTTCTTTGCCATAACGCCCATTCTGGGACGAGTTGGAAGAAGAATTCCTAATTCTTACACGGATGAGACTGATCACACCTGA
- the ccmB gene encoding cytochrome c biogenesis B, whose translation MRRLFFELYYKQIFFSTPITTFSLFLSYIVVTPLMLGFEKDFLCHFHLGLIWISLLFSFLSAPFLRNEKEDGTLELYYLSAYCLPKILLLQLVGHWVIQISCVFCSFPMLQLLYQFGQSGMDWLNILLGSLVLTLLCGIHSCLALGITSSSGWNSLQNLTTLPTLLPLTVFCTSIETEWFHVLLLIGYFFLFVSLFPILVSISSQD comes from the coding sequence ATGAGACGACTCTTTTTTGAACTATATCATAAACAGATCTTTTTCTCCACACCAATCACGACTTTTTCTTCATTCCTCTCGTATATTGTCGTAACGCCCTTAATGCTAGGTTTTGAAAAAGACTTTTCATGTCATTTCCATTTAGGTCCGATTCGGATCTCTCCGTTGTTTCCTTTTCCTCCCGCACCTTTTCTTCGAAATGAGAAAGAAGATGGTACACTCGAATTGTATTATTTAAGTGCTTATTGCTTGCCAAAGATCCTACTTCTACAATTGGTAGGTCACCGGGTTATTCAAATAAGTCGTGTTTTCTGTAGTTTTCCCATGTTACAACTTTTGTACCAATTCGGCCAATCCGGAATGGATCGGTTAAACATTCTATTAGGGAGCCTGGTCTTGACTCTTCTGTGTGGTATTCATTCTTGTTTGGCTCTTGGAATCACATCCAGCAGTGGTTGGAACAGCTCGCAAAATTTAACCACTTCACCTACTTCATTGCCCTCAACCGTTTCTCGTACCTCTATTGAAACAGAATGGTTTCATGTTCTTTCATCGATTGGTTATTTTTCTTCGTTCGTCTCTCTTTTTCCAATTTCGGTCTCGATTAGTTCACAAGATTGA